In Macaca fascicularis isolate 582-1 chromosome 15, T2T-MFA8v1.1, one genomic interval encodes:
- the CTSV gene encoding cathepsin L2: MNLSLVLAAFCLGIASAVPKFDQNLDTKWYQWKATHRRLYGASEEGWRRAVWEKNMKMIELHNGEYSQGKHGFAMAMNAFGDMTNEEFRQVMGCFRNQKLRKGKLFREPLFLDLPKSVDWRKKGYVTPVKNQKQCGSCWAFSATGALEGQMFRKTGKLVSLSEQNLVDCSHPQGNQGCNGGFMNSAFRYVKENGGLDSEESYPYVAMDGICKYRPENSVANDTGFEVVPAGKEKALMKAVATVGPISVAMDAGHSSFQFYKSGIYFEPDCSSKNLDHGVLVVGYGFEGANSDNNKYWLVKNSWGPEWGSNGYVKIAKDKDNHCGIATAASYPTV, from the exons ATGAATCTTTCGCTCGTCCTGGCTGCGTTTTGCTTGGGAATAGCCTCCGCTGTTCCAAAATTTGACCAAAATTTGGATACGAAGTGGTACCAGTGGAAGGCAACACATAGACGATTATATGGCGCG AGTGAAGAAGGATGGAGGAGAGCAGTGTgggaaaagaatatgaaaatgatTGAACTGCACAATGGGGAATACAGCCAAGGGAAACATGGCTTCGCAATGGCCATGAATGCTTTTGGTGACATG ACCAATGAAGAATTCAGGCAGGTGATGGGTTGCTTTCGAAACCAGAAACTCAGGAAGGGGAAACTGTTCCGTGAGCCTCTGTTTCTTGATCTTCCCAAATCTGTGGATTGGAGAAAGAAAGGCTACGTGACGCCAGTGAAGAATCAG AAACAGTGTGGTTCTTGTTGGGCTTTTAGTGCGACTGGTGCTCTTGAAGGACAGATGTTCCGGAAAACTGGGAAACTTGTCTCACTGAGTGAGCAGAATCTGGTGGACTGTTCACATCCTCAAGGCAATCAGGGCTGCAATGGTGGCTTCATGAATAGCGCCTTCCGGTATGTGAAGGAGAACGGAGGCCTGGACTCTGAGGAATCCTATCCATATGTAGCAATG GATGGAATCTGTAAGTACAGACCTGAGAATTCTGTTGCTAATGACACCGGCTTCGAGGTGGTCCCAGCTGGAAAGGAGAAGGCCCTGATGAAAGCAGTGGCAACTGTGGGGCCCATCTCTGTTGCTATGGATGCAGGCCATTCATCCTTCCAGTTCTACAAATCAG GCATTTATTTTGAACCAGACTGCAGCAGCAAAAACCTGGATCATGGTGTTCTGGTGGTTGGCTACGGCTTTGAAGGAGCAAATTCAGATAACAACAAGTATTGGCTCGTCAAAAACAG CTGGGGTCCAGAATGGGGCTCGAATGGCTATGTAAAAATAGCCAAAGACAAGGACAACCACTGTGGAATCGCCACAGCGGCCAGCTACCCCACTGTGTGA